A region from the Clostridium beijerinckii genome encodes:
- a CDS encoding methyl-accepting chemotaxis protein yields the protein MNWFKKLKIVQKLISAFMIVAILIGLVGFIGIYNMNTINSNAVTMHDHDLETIKYLTTIKQNFTDIRADLLELVYQKNKYEKNTVLEQEINSIINENYLLIDKYENSLLSESDETTFSQLKENIGVYMAACNKVINFSHDNKYADAETSLTSVTEARKNIYTNLSTLIENSTTQADNFNQANNSTYTTSLYLAICIVILGFIIAIALGSSISIMISKQINQVLIFAEALGNGDLTKTIKINSKDEIGNLSKALNNANENIKSLIVEILNRANDISATSEELSATTEEISSKMEVVNESAEQISKGTHELSSTTEEVTASTEEISATTNILSKNANDAAISVSQIKRRATDIKDKALINIEKSNLIYGDNRSHILKAIEDSKVVEKVKIMADSIGDIAAQTNLLALNAAIEAARAGEQGKGFAVVADEVRILAEQSSEAVANIQNMVSQVQIAVGSLSKSGQDVLEFMSTNVKPSYELLMNTGVQYEKDAEFMNNLIEEFASSAKQMDQVVMQVSSSIQNVSEVAQESATDTKEILNNVTEITFAITDVAKSSQSQAELSLELNKMVQKFKI from the coding sequence ATGAATTGGTTTAAAAAATTAAAAATAGTACAAAAATTGATATCAGCTTTCATGATAGTTGCAATATTGATAGGACTTGTTGGATTTATCGGAATATATAACATGAATACGATTAATTCTAATGCGGTTACTATGCATGACCACGATTTGGAAACAATAAAGTATTTAACAACCATAAAGCAAAATTTCACTGATATTCGAGCTGATTTATTAGAACTTGTATATCAAAAAAATAAATATGAAAAAAATACTGTTTTAGAACAAGAAATTAATTCAATAATTAATGAAAATTATCTTCTGATTGATAAATATGAAAATTCATTACTTTCTGAATCAGATGAAACAACCTTCTCGCAGTTAAAAGAAAATATAGGGGTTTATATGGCTGCTTGTAATAAAGTAATCAATTTTTCTCATGATAATAAATACGCTGATGCGGAAACTAGTCTCACTAGTGTTACTGAAGCCAGAAAAAATATATATACAAATCTAAGCACCCTAATAGAAAACAGTACTACTCAAGCAGATAATTTCAATCAAGCAAATAATTCAACTTACACAACTTCTTTGTATCTTGCAATTTGCATAGTAATATTAGGTTTTATTATTGCAATTGCATTAGGTTCATCAATATCAATTATGATTTCAAAACAAATTAATCAAGTACTAATATTTGCTGAAGCTCTTGGAAATGGAGATTTAACTAAAACAATAAAAATTAACTCAAAAGATGAAATAGGCAATCTTTCAAAAGCATTAAATAATGCAAATGAAAACATAAAAAGTTTAATAGTTGAAATACTTAATAGAGCTAATGATATAAGTGCAACAAGTGAAGAACTTTCCGCTACGACCGAAGAGATTTCATCTAAAATGGAAGTAGTAAACGAATCTGCTGAGCAAATATCTAAAGGAACCCACGAACTAAGTTCTACTACCGAAGAAGTGACTGCTTCAACAGAAGAAATAAGCGCTACCACAAATATACTTTCCAAAAATGCAAATGATGCAGCAATATCCGTAAGTCAAATAAAAAGACGTGCTACTGACATAAAGGATAAAGCATTAATAAATATAGAAAAAAGTAATTTAATTTATGGTGATAACCGATCACATATTCTAAAGGCTATAGAAGATTCTAAGGTTGTAGAAAAAGTTAAAATAATGGCTGATTCTATTGGAGATATAGCAGCACAAACCAATTTGCTTGCTTTAAATGCTGCTATAGAAGCAGCAAGAGCTGGAGAACAAGGCAAAGGATTTGCTGTTGTTGCTGATGAAGTACGAATTCTTGCCGAACAATCATCTGAAGCAGTTGCTAATATTCAAAATATGGTATCACAAGTTCAAATTGCAGTTGGAAGCCTGTCTAAAAGTGGACAAGATGTACTTGAATTCATGTCTACTAATGTAAAACCTAGTTATGAGCTTCTTATGAATACAGGTGTTCAATATGAAAAAGATGCTGAATTTATGAATAATCTAATAGAAGAATTTGCATCATCAGCAAAACAAATGGATCAAGTTGTAATGCAAGTAAGTAGTTCTATACAAAATGTTTCAGAAGTTGCTCAAGAATCTGCAACTGACACTAAAGAAATATTAAATAATGTTACTGAAATAACATTTGCTATTACTGATGTTGCAAAATCATCACAAAGTCAAGCTGAACTTTCACTAGAACTTAATAAAATGGTACAAAAGTTTAAAATATAA